From the genome of Moritella sp. F3, one region includes:
- the pepB gene encoding aminopeptidase PepB, with protein MKDFMSVELTLTPADSFWGNNALVSFNAGVASIHLADLGADSALQVQRAARKLSNQGIAKVTLQGELWNTALRIAFDQGYYTAKETQQACFGLDSVTSTEKKAFTDFQKASHWVRKTINTDAEEMYPVKLAQSAADLLLQLAPEAITYKIIAGEELLTHGFTGIHTVGRGSQHPPAMLQLDFNPSGDADAPVATALVGKGITFDSGGYSIKPSDGMAVMKSDMGGAATLTGALALAISQGLNQRVQLFLCCAENMISSNAFKLGDIIKYKNDITVEVLNTDAEGRLVLADGLLAAEENTPQRLIDAATLTGAAKMALGRDYNALFGFDQGLVNSVLANAKSENEFAWQLPLEKWHQTQLPSSFADMANIHAGEGRAGASTAAAFLSRFVREDGQGWLHLDLAGCYQKAANDLWAVGAKGHGIRTLAKTLLDA; from the coding sequence ATGAAGGATTTCATGAGCGTTGAGTTAACTCTAACTCCCGCTGACAGCTTCTGGGGCAATAATGCATTAGTGAGTTTTAATGCAGGTGTTGCATCAATCCACCTGGCTGATCTTGGTGCAGACAGTGCATTACAAGTGCAGCGAGCAGCACGTAAATTGTCGAATCAAGGCATCGCTAAAGTAACCTTGCAAGGCGAGTTATGGAATACGGCATTACGCATTGCATTTGACCAAGGTTATTACACTGCCAAAGAAACGCAGCAGGCCTGCTTTGGCTTAGATTCAGTAACCAGCACTGAAAAGAAAGCGTTCACCGATTTTCAAAAAGCTAGCCATTGGGTACGTAAAACCATTAATACCGATGCTGAAGAAATGTACCCAGTTAAGCTAGCGCAAAGTGCAGCTGATTTATTGTTACAACTGGCACCAGAAGCGATTACCTACAAAATTATTGCTGGTGAAGAGCTATTAACGCATGGCTTTACGGGTATTCATACTGTCGGTCGTGGCAGTCAGCATCCGCCAGCGATGTTACAACTGGATTTTAACCCAAGCGGTGACGCCGATGCGCCAGTCGCGACAGCACTAGTGGGCAAGGGTATTACGTTTGACTCGGGCGGCTACAGCATTAAACCTTCTGATGGCATGGCTGTAATGAAGAGTGATATGGGCGGCGCTGCGACATTGACTGGCGCGCTAGCATTAGCAATAAGCCAAGGGTTAAACCAGCGCGTACAGCTATTCTTATGCTGCGCTGAAAACATGATTAGCAGCAATGCCTTTAAACTGGGCGACATCATCAAGTACAAAAATGACATCACTGTAGAAGTGCTTAATACCGATGCTGAAGGCCGCTTAGTATTGGCTGACGGTTTACTTGCCGCTGAAGAGAACACGCCACAACGCTTGATTGATGCAGCGACACTAACGGGTGCAGCTAAGATGGCATTAGGACGTGATTATAATGCGCTATTTGGTTTTGATCAGGGCCTAGTTAATTCAGTATTAGCAAATGCGAAATCAGAAAATGAATTTGCATGGCAACTGCCTTTAGAAAAATGGCATCAAACGCAGTTACCATCAAGCTTTGCTGATATGGCGAACATCCATGCTGGTGAAGGCCGTGCCGGTGCATCGACTGCAGCTGCATTTTTATCGCGCTTTGTACGTGAAGACGGGCAAGGTTGGTTGCATTTGGATTTAGCGGGTTGTTATCAAAAAGCAGCTAATGATTTATGGGCTGTTGGCGCGAAAGGCCATGGTATCCGTACTTTAGCTAAAACATTGCTAGACGCTTAA
- the iscX gene encoding Fe-S cluster assembly protein IscX — protein sequence MALAWSDSRDIAIELFEQYPEQDPQQVRFTDLRKMIIELDDFTDDPNHCGERVLEAVMLAWIDEY from the coding sequence ATGGCATTAGCATGGTCGGATAGCAGAGATATTGCAATCGAACTTTTCGAACAATATCCAGAGCAAGATCCGCAGCAAGTTAGATTCACTGATTTACGCAAGATGATTATTGAACTAGACGATTTTACCGATGATCCCAATCATTGTGGTGAACGTGTACTTGAAGCTGTCATGCTTGCTTGGATTGATGAATATTAA
- the fdx gene encoding ISC system 2Fe-2S type ferredoxin, producing the protein MPKVIFLPHEELCPEGLSVDVEKGETILDVALRNKIIIEHACEKSCACTTCHVIVREGFDSLEESDELEDDMLDKAWGLEPDSRLGCQAAVADKDLVVEIPKYTLNMVSESH; encoded by the coding sequence ATGCCAAAAGTTATATTTTTACCTCATGAAGAACTATGTCCTGAAGGTCTATCTGTAGACGTTGAGAAGGGTGAAACGATCCTTGATGTTGCGCTTCGCAATAAAATTATCATTGAACACGCTTGTGAGAAATCATGTGCCTGTACTACGTGTCATGTGATTGTACGTGAAGGCTTTGACTCATTGGAAGAAAGTGATGAGCTTGAAGACGACATGTTAGATAAAGCATGGGGTTTAGAACCGGATTCTCGTTTAGGTTGCCAAGCAGCTGTAGCGGATAAAGATCTGGTTGTTGAAATTCCTAAGTATACGTTAAACATGGTTTCTGAAAGCCATTAA
- the hscA gene encoding Fe-S protein assembly chaperone HscA: protein MALLQIAEPGQSAAPHEHKLAVGIDLGTTNSLVASVRSGSAITLVNNAGHDILPSVVRYTADAIIVGDLAAEQAVTDPENTISSVKRLMGKAFTDIDAARIPNVLIESASGQPLIKTVAGELNPVQVSAEILKTLATRATESLAGELNGVVITVPAYFDDAQRQGTKDAANIAGLNVLRLLNEPTAAAIAYGLDAGQEGVIAVYDLGGGTFDISILRLNKGVFEVLATGGDSALGGDDFDHLVADWISAEAGLVGEQPLAMQRLLLNQAKQAKQALTDIDSVDITLSLDAVDWQGSLSRVTFEALIQPLVKRTLLACRRSLKDAEISKEDVLEVVMVGGSTRVPLVREKVGEFFAQQPLTSINPDKVVAVGAAIQADVLVGNKPDSELLLLDVTPLSLGLETMGNLVEKVIPRNTTIPVARAQEFTTFKDGQTAMTIHVLQGERELVTDCRSLARFSLTGIPPMAAGAAHIRVTFQVDADGLLSVSAMEKSSGVSASIQVKPSYGLSDDEVANMLKDSMTYAKEDVTARMLAEQQLEADRVMESLIVALQQDGKALLSDAEQSVIENAIQALYKIRQGDDRDAIEKEIETVDKLTQDFAARRMDASIRKALQGQSVDKV from the coding sequence ATGGCATTACTTCAAATTGCTGAACCGGGTCAATCGGCAGCACCTCATGAGCATAAACTTGCAGTCGGCATTGATCTTGGTACGACTAATTCATTAGTGGCAAGTGTCCGTAGTGGCAGTGCAATCACGTTAGTCAATAACGCTGGTCACGATATTTTACCATCAGTAGTTCGTTATACTGCCGATGCGATTATTGTAGGTGATCTTGCTGCAGAGCAAGCCGTAACCGACCCTGAGAATACCATCTCATCGGTAAAGCGTTTAATGGGCAAAGCATTTACAGATATTGATGCTGCGCGTATTCCTAACGTACTGATTGAATCGGCATCTGGCCAACCGTTAATTAAAACGGTAGCAGGTGAACTTAATCCGGTTCAAGTTTCTGCAGAAATACTAAAAACTTTAGCTACGCGTGCCACCGAGTCTTTGGCTGGTGAGCTTAATGGTGTGGTGATTACTGTGCCTGCTTACTTTGATGATGCACAGCGTCAAGGTACGAAAGATGCAGCAAATATCGCAGGTTTGAATGTATTACGTTTATTAAATGAACCGACAGCTGCAGCCATTGCATATGGCTTAGATGCTGGTCAAGAAGGCGTTATCGCGGTTTACGATCTTGGTGGCGGTACCTTTGATATTTCTATTTTACGTCTGAATAAAGGCGTATTCGAAGTACTAGCTACAGGTGGTGATTCGGCGCTGGGTGGTGATGATTTTGACCATTTAGTTGCAGATTGGATCTCTGCTGAAGCTGGGCTTGTTGGTGAGCAACCGTTAGCAATGCAGCGTTTGTTATTAAACCAAGCGAAACAAGCAAAACAAGCACTAACAGATATTGATAGTGTTGATATCACGCTGTCATTAGATGCCGTTGATTGGCAGGGCTCATTAAGCCGTGTAACGTTTGAAGCGCTTATTCAGCCTCTTGTTAAACGTACTCTACTTGCATGTCGTCGTTCATTAAAAGATGCTGAAATCAGCAAAGAAGACGTACTGGAAGTCGTGATGGTTGGCGGCTCTACAAGAGTCCCATTAGTGCGAGAGAAAGTGGGTGAGTTCTTTGCTCAACAGCCGTTAACGAGCATTAACCCTGATAAAGTTGTGGCAGTTGGCGCAGCGATCCAGGCCGACGTATTAGTGGGTAATAAACCTGATTCAGAGTTGTTATTACTCGACGTAACGCCATTGTCACTTGGTCTTGAAACCATGGGTAACTTAGTTGAAAAAGTGATCCCTCGTAACACGACTATTCCTGTCGCGCGTGCACAAGAGTTTACTACGTTTAAAGACGGTCAAACAGCAATGACAATTCACGTACTGCAAGGCGAACGTGAATTAGTGACTGATTGCCGCTCATTAGCGCGTTTCTCATTAACAGGTATACCACCAATGGCTGCTGGCGCTGCACATATACGTGTGACGTTCCAGGTTGATGCGGATGGTTTGTTAAGTGTTTCTGCTATGGAAAAATCATCAGGCGTATCTGCATCTATTCAAGTTAAACCATCGTATGGTTTGAGTGATGATGAAGTGGCGAACATGCTTAAAGATTCAATGACGTATGCGAAAGAAGATGTAACAGCGCGTATGTTAGCAGAGCAACAATTAGAAGCTGACCGTGTAATGGAAAGCCTAATCGTAGCCTTACAACAAGATGGTAAAGCCTTGTTGTCAGACGCAGAGCAATCGGTCATTGAAAATGCGATTCAAGCACTTTATAAGATCCGTCAAGGTGACGATAGAGATGCAATTGAAAAAGAAATTGAAACAGTCGATAAATTAACACAAGATTTTGCTGCTCGTCGTATGGATGCATCAATCCGTAAAGCGTTGCAGGGTCAGTCGGTAGATAAGGTCTAA
- the hscB gene encoding co-chaperone HscB gives MNHFELFGLPVNFELDSASLATTYRDLQRTLHPDNFASSSERERLLSVQKSSQVNDAYSILKSPIQRAEYILAICHEDIRGEQKTLQDPMFLMQQMEQHERLEDIPHAVDPEQEIADFDDELTLSIKQYLQEFNELVNIEHYNDAANVVRKLKFVYKLQTQLSTLEDSLLDY, from the coding sequence ATGAACCATTTTGAGCTGTTTGGTTTACCCGTTAATTTTGAATTAGATAGTGCCAGTTTAGCAACAACATATCGAGATTTACAGCGTACACTACACCCTGATAATTTTGCCAGTAGCAGTGAGCGTGAGCGCTTATTATCAGTGCAAAAATCATCTCAAGTTAATGATGCTTATTCAATTCTGAAATCGCCAATCCAACGTGCAGAATATATCCTTGCTATTTGTCATGAAGATATTCGTGGTGAACAAAAAACACTGCAAGATCCAATGTTTTTAATGCAGCAAATGGAACAGCACGAGCGTCTTGAAGATATCCCGCATGCAGTAGACCCTGAACAAGAAATTGCAGATTTTGATGATGAATTAACTTTATCTATCAAGCAATATTTGCAAGAGTTCAATGAATTGGTCAATATTGAGCATTATAATGACGCGGCGAATGTAGTACGCAAATTAAAATTTGTTTATAAACTGCAGACACAATTAAGTACACTTGAAGATAGTTTACTTGATTACTAA
- the iscA gene encoding iron-sulfur cluster assembly protein IscA, whose translation MAVTLSDSAAARVATYLEKRGKGAGLRLGVKTSGCSGLAYILEFVDTIDESDEVFVEKGVTVIVDKKSYVYLDGIELDFVKEGLNEGFEFNNPNMKGECGCGESFNV comes from the coding sequence ATGGCTGTTACTTTATCTGACTCTGCTGCTGCTCGCGTAGCTACTTATCTTGAAAAACGTGGTAAAGGCGCAGGCTTACGCCTAGGTGTAAAAACATCTGGTTGTTCTGGTCTAGCCTATATCCTTGAGTTTGTTGACACTATTGATGAAAGCGATGAAGTTTTTGTTGAAAAAGGTGTGACAGTTATCGTGGATAAAAAAAGCTACGTTTATCTTGATGGAATCGAATTAGATTTCGTTAAAGAAGGTCTGAATGAAGGGTTTGAATTTAACAATCCCAACATGAAAGGCGAATGCGGCTGCGGTGAAAGCTTCAACGTGTAA
- the iscU gene encoding Fe-S cluster assembly scaffold IscU translates to MAYSEKVIDHYENPRNVGSFDKNDPSIATGMVGAPACGDVMKLQLKINEEGIIEDAKFKTYGCGSAIASSSLVTEWVKGKSIEQAGEITNTTIAEELELPPVKIHCSILAEDAIKAAIDDYKKKKES, encoded by the coding sequence ATGGCTTATAGCGAAAAAGTAATCGACCATTATGAAAATCCACGTAACGTAGGTTCATTTGATAAGAATGACCCATCTATCGCAACTGGTATGGTAGGCGCACCTGCTTGTGGTGACGTAATGAAGTTACAACTTAAGATTAACGAAGAAGGCATCATTGAAGATGCTAAATTCAAAACTTACGGTTGTGGTTCAGCTATCGCATCAAGCTCTTTAGTTACCGAATGGGTAAAAGGTAAGAGTATTGAGCAAGCTGGCGAAATAACTAACACAACAATTGCTGAAGAGCTTGAGTTACCACCAGTGAAGATTCACTGTTCGATTCTTGCTGAAGATGCAATTAAAGCTGCAATTGATGATTACAAAAAGAAAAAAGAGTCTTAG
- a CDS encoding IscS subfamily cysteine desulfurase: MKKPIYLDYSATTPVDPRVAEKMMQCLTMDGIFGNPASRSHRFGWQAEEAVDIARNQIADLVNADPREVVITSGATESNNLAIKGAAHFYNKKGKHIITSKIEHKAVLDTCRQLEREGYEVTYLDPTSEGLITVEILEAAIREDTIIVSIMHVNNEIGAINDIAALGELCRSKKVLFHVDAAQSAGKLPIDFSELKVDMLSVSAHKIYGPKGIGALYVQRKPRIRLEAQMHGGGHERGMRSGTLPTHQIVGMGEAFRIAKEEMQQDTDHAEALRQRFWAGIADIEEVYLNGHAEQRIVSNLNVSFNFVEGESLMMALKDLAVSSGSACTSASLEPSYVLRALGLNDEMAHSSIRFSFGRFTTVEEVDYATSIIKENISKLREMSPLWEMFKDGIDLSTIEWDHH; encoded by the coding sequence ATGAAAAAACCTATTTATTTGGATTATTCTGCGACTACGCCTGTAGACCCTCGTGTAGCAGAAAAAATGATGCAGTGTTTAACGATGGACGGCATTTTTGGTAACCCTGCGTCTCGTTCACACCGTTTCGGTTGGCAGGCAGAAGAAGCTGTAGACATTGCTCGTAATCAAATTGCAGATTTAGTAAATGCAGACCCACGTGAAGTTGTTATTACGTCGGGTGCAACAGAATCAAACAACCTTGCGATTAAAGGTGCCGCGCACTTTTATAACAAGAAAGGCAAACACATTATTACAAGTAAAATTGAGCATAAAGCTGTGCTTGATACTTGTCGCCAACTTGAGCGTGAAGGTTATGAGGTAACTTATTTAGACCCAACTTCGGAAGGTCTAATTACAGTTGAAATCCTTGAAGCTGCAATCCGTGAAGATACAATTATTGTTAGTATCATGCACGTGAACAATGAAATTGGTGCGATTAATGATATCGCTGCATTGGGTGAACTTTGTCGTTCGAAGAAAGTTTTATTCCATGTAGATGCTGCGCAAAGTGCGGGCAAACTACCAATCGATTTTTCTGAACTAAAAGTAGATATGTTATCAGTATCGGCACATAAAATTTATGGCCCTAAAGGTATTGGTGCATTATATGTTCAACGTAAGCCACGTATCCGCTTAGAAGCGCAGATGCATGGTGGCGGTCATGAACGTGGTATGCGTAGTGGTACACTTCCAACTCACCAAATTGTGGGTATGGGTGAAGCATTCCGTATTGCTAAAGAAGAAATGCAACAAGATACAGACCATGCTGAAGCATTACGTCAACGTTTCTGGGCTGGCATTGCTGATATCGAAGAAGTATATCTAAATGGTCACGCAGAACAGCGCATCGTAAGCAACTTAAACGTAAGCTTCAACTTTGTTGAAGGTGAGTCATTAATGATGGCACTGAAAGACCTTGCGGTTTCTTCTGGCTCAGCTTGTACATCTGCAAGTTTAGAACCATCTTATGTACTACGTGCATTAGGTCTAAACGATGAAATGGCGCATAGCTCAATTCGTTTCTCATTCGGTCGTTTTACGACTGTAGAAGAAGTTGATTATGCAACAAGCATCATTAAAGAGAACATCAGTAAGCTACGTGAAATGTCGCCTTTATGGGAGATGTTTAAAGATGGTATCGATTTAAGCACTATCGAGTGGGATCACCACTAA
- a CDS encoding Fe-S cluster assembly transcription factor, whose amino-acid sequence MRLTSKGRYAVTAMIDLALHAEIKPVPLAEISERQSISLSYLEQLFSRLRRKNLVASARGPGGGYKLGMLPGLISVGMIIDAVDENVKATKCDSSGGCNDGKRCLTHSLWDDLSERISDFLDNISLADLMANNEIKQIVNEQDNDRQMLNKIDVNII is encoded by the coding sequence ATGCGATTGACATCGAAGGGACGTTACGCCGTTACAGCTATGATTGATCTTGCATTGCACGCAGAAATTAAACCTGTGCCATTAGCTGAAATATCAGAGCGACAAAGTATTTCATTGTCGTATCTGGAGCAGTTATTCTCTCGATTACGTCGAAAGAACTTGGTTGCAAGTGCACGAGGACCTGGTGGTGGCTATAAGTTAGGCATGTTACCTGGACTTATTTCTGTCGGTATGATCATTGATGCTGTTGATGAGAATGTAAAAGCGACCAAATGTGATTCTTCAGGCGGTTGTAATGATGGGAAACGCTGTTTAACGCATTCACTTTGGGATGATTTAAGTGAGCGAATCAGTGATTTTCTTGATAATATATCGCTGGCTGATCTGATGGCAAATAATGAAATAAAGCAGATCGTCAATGAGCAAGATAACGACCGTCAAATGTTAAATAAGATTGATGTAAACATTATCTGA
- the trmJ gene encoding tRNA (cytosine(32)/uridine(32)-2'-O)-methyltransferase TrmJ gives MLANVKVVLVGTSHPGNIGSAARAMKTMGLTQLVLVAPLCEIDEKSVALAAGAADVLENATIVDTLEEAVENCGLVIGTSARSRTLQWPMLDSREAGLKLIEEVPNYPVALVFGRERIGLTNDELQKCTYHVCVSANPEYSSLNLAMAVQILTYETRMAYLATNTFPEQDNPYPKQAELEMFHTHLEETLWDSGFINKAHPGVVMNRLRRLFTRARPETVELNILRGALVSIQRNLKK, from the coding sequence ATGTTAGCAAACGTAAAAGTTGTATTAGTCGGTACATCTCACCCTGGTAATATTGGTTCAGCAGCTCGCGCAATGAAAACTATGGGATTAACACAGTTGGTGTTAGTTGCACCGTTATGTGAAATTGATGAAAAATCAGTGGCACTGGCTGCCGGTGCAGCAGATGTATTAGAAAATGCAACGATTGTCGATACCTTAGAAGAGGCCGTGGAAAACTGTGGTTTAGTGATTGGTACTAGCGCGCGTTCACGTACGTTACAGTGGCCAATGCTTGATTCACGTGAAGCGGGCTTAAAGCTCATCGAAGAAGTACCTAACTACCCTGTAGCATTGGTATTTGGTCGTGAACGTATTGGTTTAACCAATGATGAACTACAAAAATGTACTTATCATGTATGCGTATCTGCAAATCCAGAATACAGCTCATTAAACCTCGCAATGGCAGTGCAGATTTTAACATACGAAACACGCATGGCTTACCTCGCGACAAATACGTTCCCTGAACAAGATAATCCGTATCCAAAGCAAGCGGAGCTAGAAATGTTCCATACGCATCTTGAAGAGACGTTATGGGATTCTGGTTTTATCAATAAAGCCCATCCGGGTGTGGTGATGAATCGTTTACGTCGATTATTCACTCGTGCACGTCCAGAAACTGTAGAGTTGAATATTCTCCGTGGTGCCTTGGTTTCTATCCAGCGTAACCTTAAAAAATAA
- the suhB gene encoding inositol-1-monophosphatase, with amino-acid sequence MHPMLTIAIRAARDAGNVIVKAYGDPSKTKIEQKGTNDFVTNVEKEAEAAIIATIKKAYPEHTIIAKDSGAISGTDTDYQWIIDPLNGHTNFIKGIPHFAISVALHVKGKSEVAVIFDAIGDEIFSACRGKGAQLNGFRLRTGSAKDLSGTVLATGFPHNMKHQQDTYMNIFSSLFTECADVRAAGCPALNLAYLAAGRIDGFWSMGQKPWETAAGNLIATESGAIVTDFAGGHDFFKSGNSVAASPRVLKEMLAKIRPNLTESLAK; translated from the coding sequence ATGCATCCGATGCTAACAATAGCGATCCGTGCTGCGCGTGACGCAGGCAATGTAATCGTAAAAGCTTATGGCGATCCTAGTAAAACTAAGATTGAGCAAAAAGGCACAAATGATTTTGTGACTAACGTAGAAAAAGAAGCTGAAGCAGCTATTATCGCTACAATTAAAAAAGCTTACCCAGAGCATACTATCATCGCTAAAGACAGCGGTGCTATTTCTGGTACAGATACTGACTACCAGTGGATTATTGACCCACTAAACGGTCACACTAACTTTATTAAAGGTATTCCACACTTCGCAATCTCAGTTGCTTTACACGTTAAAGGTAAATCTGAAGTTGCAGTTATCTTTGATGCTATCGGTGATGAAATCTTCTCTGCTTGTCGTGGTAAAGGCGCTCAATTAAACGGTTTCCGTTTACGTACTGGCTCAGCTAAAGATTTATCTGGTACTGTTTTAGCAACAGGCTTCCCACACAACATGAAGCATCAACAAGATACTTACATGAACATCTTTAGTTCATTATTTACTGAATGTGCTGATGTACGTGCTGCTGGTTGTCCTGCACTTAACCTTGCTTACCTAGCAGCTGGTCGTATCGACGGTTTCTGGAGCATGGGTCAAAAACCTTGGGAAACTGCAGCGGGTAACTTAATCGCAACTGAGTCAGGCGCTATCGTAACTGATTTCGCTGGCGGCCATGATTTCTTCAAATCTGGTAACTCAGTAGCTGCATCTCCACGTGTACTTAAAGAAATGCTTGCTAAGATCCGTCCTAACCTGACTGAATCTTTAGCTAAATAA
- a CDS encoding lysine N(6)-hydroxylase/L-ornithine N(5)-oxygenase family protein produces the protein MMEKLTDIIGIGVGPFNLSIAALLEQTPSLTSCFLEHKKSFIWHEGLMLPSTYMQTSYLKDLVTAVAPESPYSFIAYLVRNKKFYRFLNTEQKTITRAEFSDYLSWVSKQLNNVNFSQTVEDINFVGDRFVITTNQAQYQAKHICLGTGKTPYIPEEIKPYLGDNCFHASEIGLRNIDLTGKRVVLVGGGQTGADVFLNALRGNWGQPAQLDWVSRRANFQALDEAAFSNEYFMPRYVEQFYHLNETVKQQEIRAQKLTSDGITSEALLAIYQELYDKFEVQKQRKWVRLLPHRTVHSMTTSTVCGGSSFNLRADNNLTGQQEDYSATVVILATGFESKIPDCIKSLSPLLELSEDGLLQLDPNFRVKWTGGEDNHIYAVNAGLDSHGIADPQLSLMAWRSAKIINDLLPEPAFDLAENEHVIQWTNDVEEEGGAVNRLAVDSLKVNSLNVDNSKEYSAEQYDKEETKDQVLSMV, from the coding sequence ATGATGGAAAAGTTAACAGATATTATCGGTATAGGTGTTGGTCCTTTCAATTTAAGTATCGCTGCGCTATTAGAGCAGACACCCAGTTTAACAAGTTGCTTTTTAGAGCATAAAAAATCATTTATTTGGCATGAAGGTTTGATGTTGCCAAGTACGTATATGCAAACGTCTTATTTAAAAGATCTTGTTACGGCTGTTGCACCTGAAAGTCCATACAGTTTTATTGCTTATTTGGTGCGAAACAAAAAGTTTTACCGTTTCTTAAATACAGAGCAAAAAACCATTACTCGCGCAGAGTTCTCTGATTATTTATCTTGGGTATCCAAACAGTTAAATAATGTGAATTTTTCGCAGACGGTAGAGGATATAAATTTTGTTGGTGATCGATTTGTGATCACAACCAATCAAGCCCAATATCAAGCGAAACATATTTGCTTAGGGACAGGGAAGACGCCTTACATCCCTGAAGAGATAAAGCCTTACTTGGGCGATAACTGTTTCCATGCCAGTGAAATAGGTTTACGTAATATAGATTTAACCGGCAAACGCGTGGTGCTTGTTGGCGGCGGACAAACGGGTGCAGATGTATTCTTAAATGCATTACGTGGAAATTGGGGACAGCCTGCCCAGTTAGATTGGGTGTCGAGACGCGCCAATTTCCAAGCATTAGATGAGGCGGCATTTAGCAATGAATACTTTATGCCACGCTATGTCGAACAATTTTACCATTTAAATGAAACGGTTAAACAACAAGAAATTAGAGCGCAGAAATTAACGAGTGACGGTATCACCAGCGAAGCATTGTTGGCTATTTATCAGGAATTATATGATAAGTTTGAAGTGCAAAAACAACGTAAGTGGGTTCGTCTATTACCGCATCGAACTGTACATTCTATGACGACATCGACAGTTTGTGGGGGTAGTAGCTTTAACTTGAGAGCGGATAATAACTTAACAGGTCAGCAGGAAGATTATTCTGCAACTGTGGTTATCCTGGCAACGGGGTTTGAATCAAAAATACCTGATTGCATTAAATCATTGAGCCCTTTGCTTGAGCTATCTGAGGATGGTTTGTTACAACTAGACCCTAACTTTAGAGTTAAATGGACTGGTGGTGAAGATAATCACATTTATGCGGTTAATGCTGGGCTAGATAGTCACGGTATTGCGGATCCCCAGTTGAGCTTAATGGCGTGGCGCTCAGCTAAAATAATTAATGATTTATTACCGGAACCTGCATTTGACCTAGCTGAAAATGAACATGTGATCCAATGGACAAATGATGTTGAAGAGGAGGGGGGAGCTGTAAATCGCTTAGCGGTCGATAGTTTAAAAGTGAATAGTTTAAATGTTGATAACTCCAAGGAATATAGTGCAGAGCAATATGATAAAGAAGAAACAAAAGACCAAGTATTATCCATGGTTTAA